The genome window acattgatgtttttgatgggataaaatcaaatacatacaatatgcaatatggagttgcaggcgtctatGGGCTACGGTGAcggcttaccatcaggcggaccgtatgcttgtttgccaccgatgtggtataaaaaaaaatatgtacctacctacctatgagcaggattcagagggcctaccgcgaaccacgttcgacgtgttgcctctttgtcgcacttgtaaattcgtacgtaagtgtgacagggaggcaacacctcgaacatggttcgcggtaggccttcagttGAGAGCTGGTTGGGCGGACAGTGCACGGAGTGCATCGCTCCACGGCGGCGGATGCGGCGCACCGCAGTCACCGCACCGCACGCGACTAATGCATAATGGAGGCCGGTtgtatggggggggggggggcatggTTATGGTTATAGCTGTAATCAAGGCTGATGGCCCCACAACACACTGTTGCGAGGATAGCTTGAGCGGGAATACTAGTAAACGTGCCATTTATAAAACAGTTACGATTTGCCTTTTAATGTGATCTTTGTTACTAGGTTTAAAGGTAGTTAATAACtaccgtaaaaccacccaacCACCCATGACCTTAACTTTACCTTTATTGCACACATATGTGAactgtaaataacaaataattcacacgaaaaaAATATCTGCCCTCTCTTCCTCAGACACTCAGATAAATCTTTAACTAAACTGAGTAAGGTTATGGTTAGATGGGGTGAAATAAACTATGGGACAAGATAAATACTTGTAGGAGAATATTAAACGGAGATACTTAAAGATATTAAAAACTAGGTACATAGTTAGTTAGGTagattgcaagttaataaaaagcttgtaagtaataataaaactaatgcataaataaaattaatttaaaaatacttatcTACGTAAGTGTTTAGAAGGACTTTCCTCATACGGTTTCTCTTGCCACCAATAAAATATACTACGTTTCTTTTACTTTACCCAACCTGACCTTATGTATCGCTTCGTGATTTTAATTAGGAGCCAATTTTAAAGTTATACCTTTAATCAACTTATAACATGAATCGAATAACAAATCAAATCACAGCATTTATTCATTTCACAGCAGTCATTAGGTACTCGTACTTAATAATTAAGTTATTCTAAATTGTTAATTTGAAGATCAGTATCGCCGCTTTTGAAATGTTTCTGGTTATGTCTAAGGATGCCGTACAGCCGTAATCGGAAGAACAGTCTCTTGAGGTAGTCGAGCGGGAAGCACGCGCACGGCAACGCGCAGTCCAGCACGTGCACGTCCAGCAGAAGCTCCCGCAGGAGCCGACTGGCTCCGACACCTTCCCTCAAAGCACTCGTCAAGGTCTCATCCAAATTCTCCACAAGTTGAAGGAAGTCTGGTTCTGGTGGGGCATTCAAATATTCAACAGAAAGAGCACAGTTTCCGTGAATGCGCGAAGCCGCGCGCAGTAAGTGCTTTGCTACTGACATAAGACTGTACGTCTTCGGCAGCTGCAGATGTCGGTAGTCAGTTGGTCTTACAGGTATATCATCGTGTATTTCCATAGGATCGCTTTGATGACCATTGGCAGCGCCACCTACGACTCGTGCCAGTAGATCGTTTAAATCTACGCTTCTCGTCTCACTGGACTGCAGCATTTCATGAAAGAACCGCTTCTTGAAAGCACTAAATATCTGCTGGCAGCTCGGGAAGCCTGAGCGCACCGTGAGCCGCGCTTTCTCAGCTACGCTGTCATCCAAATGTAAGTTGCGTGTCAGTAAGTACGGTCGCACCGGTTGTAAGTCCTTTTGCAGCGCCAGCACAGCCTCGATCGTCACCCGCCAGCTGTCGGAGAGCTTCTTAGTTGCGACTTTGTCGAAAAAGGAGCTTTGTTCCAACTTTAAGGTTttaaaaaatgtcttcatgtatGTGAGGAAACCGACTTGATTCGAGTCTTGCGACAGTCCCTTTTTGAACTCCGAGCTGGTTTTCATTGTGGTAGAGTTCAACAGATCGTAGAGGTTGTTGATTTTGATAATGAAGTTAGCGGTGGCTCGTGCGCTGTCGCTGAGATGGCCCTGCTCGGCGCGGTCGGTTAAAGCTGTGGCCAGTGCAGGGGACAGGAGGTGCGCGGCTCGCTGAGGCTTTATAACATGCATTGTGAGAGACTTCATGCTTGCGTCCGTCAAACTAGGTGTTAAAGTCAAAGCCTTATTCCTTTCTATCTTCCTGTACAGAAGTATATCGCTCCACTTTGCTATCGTCTTGTCGAAATGAAAATCGTAGACCATAAATTCACAAAGCAGCTTCTTCATCAAGCGTGGCGGGTCGTAGAGGAGGTAGATTTTGGTATCGCCGACGAAGAAGAAAGGCTGTTCGGGCGAGACCTCCCGAATAGCAGGTGTTGTAGGATCGCAGACCAACGCGTGTACCTTAAGCCCAATGGTGTGAAGACGGTTGATGATCTTGTCGATCCAGGGATTAAAGGGTTCGTCGTCTTTCGCTAAATAGCAAAGAGCTACAGGCTGCGTCCAGTTCTTCAACAATCCTCTCGCCGTTACAACTACCCCACGAGTGGCCACCAATGGTCTCTGTATGCCGTCGACTTCATGCAATCCGACAATCCTATCGAAAGTTATGTTGTAGTACAGAAGCTCCCTTGCGTCTAAAAATTGTACACTGAGAGTGCAGTGTTTCTCTAGTTCCGTCATTTGATCAGCCCTAGTTTTTAGGAGCTCGACAGCAGTGTTGAAATCAGGTAGTTGCGGCGCGCAGTGGCGATGTAGCGCGCGTACGGATGGGAGTCCCAGCGAGTCTTGCAGGAGACGATACGCTTGGGGGTTCGAGTGAAGAAACTCGATACAAATGTCGTTATCCTGGACTGCCTGCATCCGAGCTACGAGCTTGACGAACTCCGCTGTGTTCGGGGCGAGGTGCCTGTCGCAGTCGGAGAACAATCCTTCGAGTGCGGGCAGCGAGACTAGCTTTGGCGGTTGAGGGACCTTCTGCTTCTTTTTGGTTTTCTGTTTGGGCGCCTCACCGACGTACTCGCAAACTTCTAGCGTACTTTTTACTAATGTCTTGCCCTTTACCTGTGAATGAAACcagcttaataaaataaagctcTATTTTACTAACGTAATTTATACTtgcatatttataaatttaccgACCAAAATGGATTGAAAATGTACCTGTTTTGGAGATGAACAAGGATAAAATGGAACAACTGCAATAACTATCACCAGAGCAGCCGATCGAAGGAAGGAAGTTTTCATTTCTACTTTGAATGCTTGTGGGGTGCAAACACTaacatatatgtaatatgtatgaaACCAACCCAACATTACCTGGAACTTTGTGGGCACGGCTATAAGATCAGCGACGTGCACGTAAGGTCCGGGGTGCGGCAGCCTCAGCATGGGCACGGCCCGCTTCTGCAGCCGCCGCCGCTGGCGCTTGCCGGTTGCGTTGACGTGCCGCGGGTTGAAGTGCACCTCGCACACGCGGTAGTAGCCCGACACGCGCCCGTCGGCCTGGATGATGTCGGGACGGCGGATCTTCTCCGCCCATAGTTTAATTCTATAAGCAAGTAACaagggtacagtcagcatctacAGTAGCAAATCCGACTACGCGTTAATCTACCATTATCTAGcagcttaacaaaaagag of Cydia amplana chromosome 17, ilCydAmpl1.1, whole genome shotgun sequence contains these proteins:
- the LOC134655779 gene encoding uncharacterized protein LOC134655779: MAAESGDVTSESQGSRTRYCAVYDCTHKYKTHPQLAYFGFPSDKERIKLWAEKIRRPDIIQADGRVSGYYRVCEVHFNPRHVNATGKRQRRRLQKRAVPMLRLPHPGPYVHVADLIAVPTKFQVKGKTLVKSTLEVCEYVGEAPKQKTKKKQKVPQPPKLVSLPALEGLFSDCDRHLAPNTAEFVKLVARMQAVQDNDICIEFLHSNPQAYRLLQDSLGLPSVRALHRHCAPQLPDFNTAVELLKTRADQMTELEKHCTLSVQFLDARELLYYNITFDRIVGLHEVDGIQRPLVATRGVVVTARGLLKNWTQPVALCYLAKDDEPFNPWIDKIINRLHTIGLKVHALVCDPTTPAIREVSPEQPFFFVGDTKIYLLYDPPRLMKKLLCEFMVYDFHFDKTIAKWSDILLYRKIERNKALTLTPSLTDASMKSLTMHVIKPQRAAHLLSPALATALTDRAEQGHLSDSARATANFIIKINNLYDLLNSTTMKTSSEFKKGLSQDSNQVGFLTYMKTFFKTLKLEQSSFFDKVATKKLSDSWRVTIEAVLALQKDLQPVRPYLLTRNLHLDDSVAEKARLTVRSGFPSCQQIFSAFKKRFFHEMLQSSETRSVDLNDLLARVVGGAANGHQSDPMEIHDDIPVRPTDYRHLQLPKTYSLMSVAKHLLRAASRIHGNCALSVEYLNAPPEPDFLQLVENLDETLTSALREGVGASRLLRELLLDVHVLDCALPCACFPLDYLKRLFFRLRLYGILRHNQKHFKSGDTDLQINNLE